One Candidatus Ornithobacterium hominis genomic region harbors:
- a CDS encoding DUF1015 domain-containing protein: protein MIEFKPFCGVRPAKNKASTVTTKNLDYYLKEEISHELNNTPESFLNILKPTIEHKEWSDKEKYHEVRHNFQEFLKEGILLKDKKSYYIYEQEDANGAVTIGVIGIISIDNVRNSQIKKHENTLGEREEIFANHLKAIHMQADPILLTFPENQSIELIMSMTTRHTPTLEFIGADDHTHRLWQVKDRLIMQQLKSAIEKLPSLYVADGHHRLGSLELYTDYMREQEPDFFGGEAFNYAMAVIVPGNFLKVKDYNRLIKDLNGYTPIEFLEKISGVFSVIEKEKPYYPSGKHHISLYLDGKFYALYVNQEYRGIPKALGELDTYLWEEHIMKPILEVENSRKSKRIKFKKGTGNIDGILAMKEMVDSGEFVAAFGFYPVSINDLILVADENKMMPPKSTFIEPKFLSALTTFDLTD, encoded by the coding sequence ATGATAGAATTTAAACCCTTTTGCGGCGTTCGACCTGCAAAGAATAAAGCTTCGACGGTTACGACAAAAAATCTAGACTATTATCTGAAAGAGGAAATTTCACATGAACTCAACAATACACCAGAATCGTTTTTAAACATTCTAAAACCAACCATAGAGCACAAAGAATGGTCTGATAAAGAAAAATACCACGAAGTAAGACATAATTTTCAGGAATTTTTAAAAGAAGGAATTTTATTAAAGGACAAAAAATCTTACTATATCTACGAGCAAGAAGATGCCAATGGAGCTGTGACAATAGGAGTGATTGGCATTATTTCAATTGATAATGTGAGAAATAGCCAAATAAAAAAACATGAAAATACCTTGGGCGAGCGAGAAGAAATTTTTGCCAACCACTTGAAGGCAATTCATATGCAGGCAGACCCCATACTTTTAACTTTTCCAGAAAATCAGAGTATAGAGTTAATTATGTCGATGACAACCCGCCATACGCCAACTTTAGAATTCATTGGGGCAGATGACCATACCCACAGGCTATGGCAGGTCAAAGATCGCCTAATCATGCAGCAATTGAAATCAGCGATAGAAAAACTACCGTCTTTGTATGTAGCAGACGGGCATCATCGCCTAGGGAGTTTAGAACTATACACCGACTATATGCGAGAGCAGGAACCAGATTTCTTCGGTGGAGAAGCGTTTAACTATGCAATGGCTGTGATTGTTCCTGGGAATTTTTTGAAAGTGAAAGATTATAATCGTTTAATCAAAGATTTAAATGGCTATACGCCTATTGAATTTCTAGAGAAAATCAGTGGAGTCTTTAGCGTTATAGAAAAAGAAAAACCATACTACCCTAGTGGGAAACATCACATTAGCCTTTACTTAGATGGTAAATTTTATGCACTTTACGTCAATCAAGAATACCGAGGCATCCCCAAAGCCTTAGGCGAACTAGATACGTATTTGTGGGAGGAACACATCATGAAACCCATTTTGGAAGTTGAAAATTCCAGAAAAAGCAAACGGATAAAGTTTAAAAAAGGAACAGGTAATATTGATGGAATTTTAGCCATGAAAGAAATGGTAGATAGTGGTGAATTTGTAGCCGCATTTGGTTTCTACCCAGTTTCTATAAATGATTTAATTTTGGTTGCTGACGAAAATAAAATGATGCCGCCAAAAAGCACCTTTATTGAACCGAAATTTCTTTCTGCCTTGACGACATTTGACTTGACTGATTAA
- a CDS encoding YggS family pyridoxal phosphate-dependent enzyme has product MSIEKKYQKIKDSLPKDVTLVAVSKTKPIEDIEKLYAIGVRDFGENKVQELTEKAKQLPKDIRWHMIGHLQSNKVKYIANFVHLIHSADRQSLIKEINKRGEQEKRIIEVLIQVKIADEDSKFGMNFQKAEDWLRKLGNYPFVRPVGMMGMATNTDDDEKIQNEFAELRLFFEAQQKKYPQLKILSMGMSSDYEIALQEKANMLRVGSKIFGERNYDE; this is encoded by the coding sequence ATGAGCATCGAAAAAAAATATCAAAAAATAAAAGATTCCTTACCCAAAGACGTTACGCTGGTCGCCGTCTCTAAAACCAAACCGATAGAGGATATTGAGAAGCTGTATGCAATTGGTGTGCGTGACTTTGGTGAAAACAAAGTTCAAGAATTAACTGAAAAAGCTAAGCAGCTACCCAAAGATATACGTTGGCACATGATCGGTCATTTACAGTCTAATAAAGTCAAGTACATCGCTAATTTTGTCCATTTAATTCATAGTGCAGACCGCCAATCACTCATCAAGGAAATCAATAAAAGAGGTGAGCAAGAAAAGCGCATCATCGAAGTTTTAATACAAGTGAAAATTGCTGATGAAGATTCAAAATTTGGAATGAATTTTCAAAAAGCAGAAGATTGGCTTCGTAAGTTAGGAAACTACCCTTTTGTGCGCCCCGTAGGCATGATGGGGATGGCAACCAATACCGATGATGATGAAAAAATTCAAAACGAATTTGCTGAACTTCGTTTATTTTTTGAAGCTCAACAAAAGAAGTACCCACAACTTAAAATTTTATCAATGGGAATGAGTAGCGACTATGAAATCGCACTACAAGAAAAAGCAAATATGCTGCGTGTCGGGAGTAAAATTTTTGGAGAAAGAAATTATGATGAATAA
- a CDS encoding ABC transporter substrate-binding protein, whose amino-acid sequence MMNKAFENLNFFKALKKTPLFVVYIFIFACHSAPEVDDKKVFRLNRYDNISSLDPAFARNQSNNWVANLMYTGLVGFDEELNIVPEIAKSWDIAADKLTYTFYLNTHIFFHPNKYFGKKKTRAVKAQDVVYSFERLRDPNLNSSGGFVLNNVEGFKALNDSVFQIKLKKPFPPFLGLLCMKYCSVVPQEVFQHAGESGFTPSGTGPFQFQFWEPNVKLVLKKNPLFYHFDSKGERLPYLEYVNVLFLPEKHSEFLQLIQGKIDFMASLDPSYKDELIDEIGDLQKKYTHQLQMLKSPYLNTEYLCFYLGGDKSVSEDLRRAINAAIDKEKMIKYLRNNIGFAANGGFIPKGLPGYRDSLGSGYNPQKAHQIIQEIKEKKALPKLSLVTTQEYVDMCEFVQSELAKVGLAIEINNVDPATLREGKANGKFNFFRANWGADYPDAENYLSLFYSENFAPQGPNYSHFRNRKFDELYLQSLQSTEIEERIKLYWQMDEIVMREMPVIPIFYDQVSVFLQKNIKGFKNSPINMLDLTRVYKE is encoded by the coding sequence ATGATGAATAAAGCTTTTGAGAATTTAAATTTTTTTAAGGCTTTAAAAAAAACTCCACTATTTGTGGTTTATATTTTCATTTTTGCTTGCCACTCAGCTCCAGAGGTTGATGATAAGAAAGTTTTTCGGCTCAATCGCTATGACAATATTAGCTCTCTAGACCCTGCCTTTGCACGGAACCAATCTAATAATTGGGTGGCTAATTTGATGTACACAGGTTTGGTAGGATTTGATGAAGAGTTAAACATTGTGCCAGAAATTGCAAAATCTTGGGATATTGCAGCAGACAAATTAACGTATACTTTTTACTTAAACACCCATATATTTTTTCACCCCAATAAATATTTTGGCAAAAAAAAAACACGAGCTGTTAAGGCACAAGATGTAGTTTATTCATTTGAGCGGCTGCGAGACCCAAATTTGAATTCCTCGGGCGGATTTGTATTGAACAATGTGGAAGGCTTTAAGGCCTTGAATGACAGTGTTTTTCAGATTAAATTAAAAAAGCCATTCCCACCATTCCTAGGCTTATTGTGTATGAAATATTGTTCCGTCGTGCCACAAGAAGTCTTTCAGCATGCAGGTGAATCTGGTTTTACCCCGAGTGGGACAGGGCCTTTTCAGTTTCAGTTTTGGGAGCCGAATGTAAAATTAGTATTAAAGAAGAACCCTTTGTTTTATCATTTTGATTCCAAAGGAGAGAGATTACCATATTTAGAATACGTAAACGTGCTGTTTCTGCCCGAGAAACATAGTGAGTTTTTACAATTAATTCAGGGTAAAATAGACTTTATGGCAAGTCTTGATCCTTCCTACAAAGATGAATTGATAGATGAAATAGGCGATTTGCAAAAAAAATACACTCACCAGCTCCAAATGCTGAAATCACCATACCTGAATACAGAATATTTGTGTTTCTATTTAGGTGGAGATAAGTCTGTTTCAGAAGATTTGCGACGTGCTATCAATGCAGCGATAGACAAAGAAAAAATGATAAAATATTTACGAAATAATATTGGTTTTGCAGCAAATGGGGGATTCATTCCCAAAGGTTTACCTGGGTATAGAGATAGCTTGGGCAGTGGCTATAATCCACAGAAAGCACATCAAATAATTCAAGAAATAAAAGAAAAAAAGGCTTTGCCAAAGCTGAGTTTGGTCACCACGCAAGAATATGTGGATATGTGTGAATTTGTGCAATCAGAATTGGCAAAAGTAGGCTTAGCTATCGAAATCAATAATGTTGACCCAGCGACTTTGCGCGAAGGAAAAGCCAATGGAAAATTTAATTTCTTTCGGGCAAATTGGGGAGCAGATTATCCCGATGCTGAAAATTATCTTTCACTCTTTTATTCAGAGAATTTTGCCCCCCAAGGGCCTAATTATTCTCACTTTAGAAACAGAAAGTTTGATGAATTATATCTCCAATCTTTACAGTCCACAGAAATAGAGGAGCGAATAAAGCTTTACTGGCAAATGGACGAAATAGTGATGCGGGAAATGCCAGTCATTCCTATATTTTATGACCAAGTTTCGGTTTTTTTACAAAAAAATATTAAAGGCTTTAAAAATAGCCCTATCAATATGCTGGACTTGACACGGGTATACAAAGAGTAA
- a CDS encoding head GIN domain-containing protein — MKYSSIFLLFILFIFSSCQKEIGGEGEAGIAQDFMLEKFNDVQAKGIFKLLLIENDSAYVSVQTHQNLIENINIYVQRGTLHIEEKQPVSSFESYVVYLYYNDLKKVEIQEKVLCEPADKIIQDKLELKAYGDAKFDAFDIETEELSLRAENSSSIRIKGLAKNAKFKAKNQAQINATEMRARVVDLDLAGEAEVQASIEDEIKGRVLDNSVIRYTGNPQKNIEVKDHAQVVKE, encoded by the coding sequence ATGAAGTACAGCTCAATTTTTTTGCTATTTATTTTATTTATTTTCAGTTCATGTCAGAAAGAAATCGGAGGAGAAGGAGAGGCAGGAATAGCACAAGATTTCATGCTCGAAAAATTCAATGATGTACAAGCAAAAGGTATATTCAAGCTTTTGCTGATAGAAAATGATAGCGCTTACGTAAGCGTGCAGACACACCAAAATTTGATTGAGAATATCAATATTTACGTTCAGAGAGGAACTTTGCATATCGAGGAAAAGCAACCCGTTTCTTCTTTTGAGAGTTATGTCGTTTATTTGTACTACAATGATTTAAAGAAGGTTGAAATCCAAGAAAAAGTCCTTTGTGAACCTGCAGATAAAATAATACAAGATAAATTAGAATTAAAAGCCTATGGCGATGCTAAATTTGATGCTTTTGATATTGAAACGGAAGAGCTAAGCCTACGAGCAGAAAATTCTTCAAGCATAAGGATAAAAGGCTTGGCAAAAAATGCTAAATTCAAAGCAAAAAATCAAGCTCAAATCAATGCAACAGAAATGAGAGCTCGTGTGGTAGACTTAGATTTAGCAGGTGAGGCAGAAGTGCAAGCAAGCATCGAAGATGAAATTAAAGGAAGGGTTTTAGACAATTCAGTCATCCGCTACACAGGCAATCCACAGAAAAATATAGAAGTAAAAGACCATGCACAGGTCGTAAAAGAATAA
- a CDS encoding phospho-sugar mutase yields MKIIDKAKVWLNPSYDAETREAVQQLIDSNPKELEDAFYKNLEFGTGGMRGIMGVGTNRLNKYTLGTATQGLANYLNEQFQGEEIKVAIAHDVRNNSRKFMQIVADVLSANNIHVYIFDGFRPTPELSFAVRHLGCNAGIVLTASHNPPAYNGYKVYWNDGAQVTPPHDEEIIRRVNQVKAEHIQFTAKPDLIHVLSNEIDQTFIEKCVQFGSRNDKKGYDDLKIVFTPIHGTAIASIPEALEEAGFKNVFLVEEQTKPSGEFPTVESPNPEEPAALKMAMELAELNQADIVIGTDPDADRLGVAVRNKKGEMVLLNGNQTNTVLTHFLLNELKEKGEINSKNFIGSTIVTSDIFIEMAEHFGVNCKTGLTGFKWIGKMIREAEENEKFVCGGEESFGFMVDDFVRDKDSVTSTLLACHIAAKAKNEGSSFYEELLKIYQKLTCYQEALVSLVRPGKSGADEIKTLMSDFRERTPETINGIKVVKLMDVQVGIAKNMLDDTAEKLTLPQSNVLIFYLEDGSKICVRPSGTEPKIKFYFSVKETLNSVEDYDETQAKLFQKLKGLEQSFK; encoded by the coding sequence ATGAAAATAATTGATAAAGCTAAAGTTTGGCTAAACCCCAGTTATGATGCTGAAACGCGCGAAGCTGTTCAGCAATTAATTGACTCTAACCCAAAGGAGTTGGAAGACGCTTTTTATAAAAATTTAGAATTCGGTACTGGTGGAATGCGTGGCATCATGGGGGTGGGGACTAACCGACTAAACAAATATACTTTGGGCACAGCGACACAAGGTTTAGCAAATTACTTAAACGAGCAATTTCAAGGCGAAGAAATTAAAGTTGCCATAGCTCACGATGTGCGAAACAATAGCCGAAAGTTTATGCAAATTGTAGCAGACGTTCTATCCGCTAACAATATTCATGTTTATATTTTTGATGGCTTTAGACCAACGCCAGAACTCAGTTTTGCAGTAAGACACTTGGGGTGTAATGCAGGTATTGTACTGACTGCATCGCACAACCCGCCAGCATATAACGGCTATAAAGTTTACTGGAATGATGGAGCTCAAGTGACGCCACCTCACGACGAAGAAATTATCCGTAGAGTCAATCAAGTAAAGGCAGAACACATTCAGTTCACAGCAAAACCTGATCTGATTCACGTTTTATCTAATGAAATAGACCAAACCTTTATTGAAAAGTGCGTTCAATTTGGCTCAAGAAATGATAAAAAAGGCTATGATGATTTAAAAATTGTTTTCACGCCTATCCACGGAACGGCAATAGCATCAATTCCTGAGGCTTTGGAAGAAGCGGGATTCAAAAATGTTTTTTTAGTAGAAGAGCAAACCAAACCTAGCGGAGAATTCCCAACGGTAGAGTCGCCAAACCCAGAGGAGCCCGCCGCGCTCAAAATGGCAATGGAATTAGCTGAGCTCAATCAAGCTGATATCGTAATAGGAACAGACCCTGATGCAGATAGGCTGGGCGTAGCAGTGAGAAATAAAAAAGGAGAAATGGTCTTGCTTAATGGGAATCAAACCAATACGGTTTTAACCCATTTTCTGCTCAATGAATTGAAAGAAAAAGGCGAAATAAATTCCAAAAACTTCATCGGCTCAACTATTGTGACATCAGATATTTTCATCGAAATGGCAGAACATTTTGGCGTAAATTGCAAAACAGGACTCACTGGGTTCAAATGGATTGGTAAAATGATTCGAGAAGCAGAAGAAAATGAGAAATTTGTATGTGGAGGAGAAGAAAGTTTTGGTTTCATGGTAGATGATTTTGTAAGAGATAAAGATTCGGTGACCTCTACTCTGTTGGCATGTCATATTGCTGCCAAAGCAAAAAATGAAGGAAGCTCTTTCTACGAAGAGTTATTGAAAATTTATCAGAAGCTGACTTGCTACCAAGAAGCACTGGTTTCTCTAGTGCGTCCTGGGAAATCAGGAGCAGATGAAATAAAAACTTTGATGAGTGACTTTAGAGAAAGAACCCCCGAAACAATCAATGGAATTAAAGTTGTGAAATTAATGGATGTACAAGTAGGAATTGCAAAAAATATGCTTGATGACACAGCAGAAAAATTAACTTTACCTCAGTCAAATGTTTTAATATTTTATTTAGAAGATGGGTCAAAAATCTGTGTAAGACCCAGCGGGACGGAGCCGAAAATTAAATTCTATTTCTCTGTGAAAGAAACATTAAACAGTGTAGAAGATTATGATGAAACACAAGCTAAATTATTCCAGAAATTGAAAGGTTTAGAGCAGAGCTTCAAATAA
- a CDS encoding YpdA family putative bacillithiol disulfide reductase: MKQVYDIIIVGAGPMGIAIGIEAQKNKLSYLILEKGTLVNSIFNFPKNMTFFSTSQKLEIGEIPFVSINEKPKRTEALEYYRRVVEHLNLHLHLYEKVESIEKKEDLFQVKTAKGNYTAKNIAIATGFYDQPNRLNIPGEELPKVKHYYDEPYAYINQNVVVVGAGNSATQVALELHQAGVNVTMVVRDNKIEPNVKYWIKPNIENRIENQEIPTYFNSELAEINPKSVKISTPQGLIEIKNDFVLAMIGYHPDFEFLNKIGVTCDSNKFNRPNFSPDTHETEIENLYVAGVVCGGNHTSTYFIENSIEHATAIVNSILSKV; the protein is encoded by the coding sequence ATGAAGCAAGTTTATGATATAATTATTGTTGGGGCAGGACCAATGGGAATAGCAATAGGCATTGAAGCTCAGAAAAATAAACTCTCATATCTGATTCTAGAAAAAGGAACTTTGGTGAACAGTATTTTTAATTTCCCCAAGAATATGACATTTTTTTCTACCTCTCAGAAGTTAGAAATAGGTGAAATTCCCTTTGTTTCCATCAATGAAAAACCTAAAAGAACCGAGGCTTTAGAATATTACCGCCGAGTTGTAGAGCATCTAAATCTTCATCTCCATTTGTATGAAAAAGTAGAAAGCATAGAAAAAAAAGAAGACTTATTTCAGGTCAAAACAGCCAAAGGGAACTACACAGCTAAAAATATTGCGATAGCAACAGGATTTTATGACCAGCCAAACCGACTGAATATCCCAGGGGAAGAATTACCTAAAGTAAAACACTATTATGACGAGCCATATGCGTACATCAATCAGAATGTTGTAGTCGTAGGAGCAGGCAATAGCGCTACTCAAGTCGCTCTAGAGCTACACCAAGCGGGTGTGAATGTGACGATGGTCGTACGAGATAATAAGATAGAACCAAACGTTAAATATTGGATTAAACCCAATATCGAAAATCGAATAGAAAATCAAGAAATTCCCACTTACTTCAATTCTGAATTGGCTGAAATTAATCCTAAAAGTGTGAAAATCAGTACACCACAAGGGCTGATTGAAATTAAAAATGATTTTGTACTAGCAATGATTGGCTACCATCCTGATTTCGAATTTTTGAATAAAATAGGCGTGACTTGTGATAGCAATAAGTTTAACAGACCTAATTTCTCTCCAGATACGCACGAAACTGAAATTGAAAATTTATACGTAGCAGGTGTTGTATGCGGGGGAAACCATACGTCCACATACTTTATTGAAAATTCGATAGAACATGCTACGGCCATTGTAAATTCTATTCTCAGTAAGGTTTAA
- the argS gene encoding arginine--tRNA ligase yields MNIKTEISSKIFKALKNFLALEDDKIELQNTRKEFKGDYTLVVFPFVKILKLKPEEAAEKIGEKLLEIPEIKSYNVVKGFLNLSLTDEAFYNFLYQKTEEYPKPSKKIMVEYSSPNTNKPLHLGHVRNNLLGYSVAEILREAGNEVLKTQVINDRGIHICKSMLAWQKFGKNETPESSGKKGDHLVGDYYVKFDQEYQKEIQDLVAKGMSPEQAKKEAPLLNQAQKMLKDWEDEKPEVRELWAKMNAWVYNGFEETYQRLGVDFDSIQYESETYLLGKDIISKGLEKNVFYQKEDGSVWIDLTNDGLDEKLVLRSDGTSVYITQDLGTAVQRFESFNIDGLTYVVGNEQDYHFKVLFIILKKLGFHWAEDLHHLSYGMVDLPHGKMKSREGTVVDADDLMNEMKATAKEIAKEAGKLDGMSDDEKEKLYESIGMAALKYYILKVDPKKRILFDPKESIDFNGNTGPFLQYAYVRIQSVLRKKTPVAGEFRSPELTEIEKNLVKQMNDYDEVVSKAAEELNPALVANYAYDLVKLFNGFYQNHSILSNDDENITQFRLQLIKKVGEKIKRSLNLLGIKTPVKM; encoded by the coding sequence ATGAATATTAAAACGGAAATTTCATCAAAAATTTTTAAAGCCTTAAAAAATTTTTTGGCGCTTGAGGATGATAAAATAGAACTTCAAAATACGCGAAAAGAATTTAAAGGCGATTACACTTTGGTTGTTTTTCCTTTTGTGAAAATTTTAAAATTAAAACCCGAAGAAGCCGCAGAGAAAATTGGTGAAAAATTACTGGAAATTCCTGAAATTAAATCGTACAATGTTGTAAAAGGCTTTTTGAATTTGAGCTTGACAGACGAAGCTTTTTATAATTTCTTATACCAAAAAACGGAAGAATATCCTAAGCCTTCAAAAAAAATAATGGTAGAATATTCCTCACCTAATACCAATAAGCCACTGCATTTAGGGCACGTTAGGAATAATCTTTTGGGCTATTCGGTGGCTGAAATTTTGAGAGAAGCTGGCAACGAAGTTTTAAAAACACAGGTAATTAACGATAGAGGCATCCATATTTGTAAATCTATGCTGGCTTGGCAAAAATTTGGAAAAAATGAAACGCCTGAATCTTCTGGCAAAAAAGGAGACCACTTGGTGGGTGATTATTATGTGAAATTCGACCAAGAATATCAAAAAGAAATTCAGGATTTGGTAGCAAAAGGAATGAGCCCCGAGCAAGCGAAAAAAGAAGCTCCCCTACTGAATCAAGCACAGAAAATGCTCAAAGATTGGGAAGATGAGAAACCAGAAGTGAGGGAACTTTGGGCAAAAATGAATGCTTGGGTTTATAATGGCTTCGAGGAAACCTATCAGCGATTGGGAGTTGATTTTGATAGCATTCAGTATGAAAGCGAAACTTATCTGCTGGGAAAAGACATTATTTCTAAAGGCTTAGAAAAAAATGTTTTTTATCAAAAAGAAGACGGCTCCGTTTGGATTGATTTGACCAACGATGGACTGGATGAGAAATTGGTTTTACGTTCAGATGGAACATCAGTTTACATCACTCAAGATTTAGGTACAGCGGTACAGCGTTTTGAAAGCTTTAATATTGATGGATTAACGTATGTGGTTGGTAATGAGCAAGATTATCATTTTAAAGTTTTATTTATAATTCTTAAGAAATTAGGCTTTCATTGGGCAGAAGATTTGCATCATTTATCTTATGGAATGGTAGATTTACCACACGGGAAAATGAAATCTCGTGAGGGGACAGTGGTAGATGCTGATGATTTGATGAACGAAATGAAAGCTACCGCCAAAGAAATTGCGAAAGAAGCTGGCAAATTGGACGGAATGAGCGATGACGAGAAAGAGAAACTTTATGAATCAATCGGGATGGCGGCACTGAAATATTATATTCTAAAAGTTGACCCGAAAAAAAGAATTTTATTTGACCCTAAAGAAAGTATTGATTTTAACGGGAACACAGGGCCTTTTTTGCAATATGCCTACGTACGCATACAGTCAGTGCTGAGAAAAAAAACGCCAGTGGCAGGTGAATTCCGTTCTCCTGAATTGACCGAAATAGAGAAAAATTTAGTGAAACAAATGAATGATTATGATGAAGTGGTGAGCAAAGCGGCCGAGGAATTAAATCCAGCATTGGTCGCTAATTACGCATATGATTTGGTGAAATTATTCAATGGATTTTATCAAAATCATTCCATTTTGAGCAATGATGATGAAAATATAACGCAATTCAGATTGCAACTGATAAAGAAAGTGGGCGAAAAAATAAAAAGAAGTTTAAACTTATTGGGAATTAAAACGCCCGTAAAAATGTAA
- a CDS encoding HAD family hydrolase: MEIKNIIFDFGGVLMDWDPVYYYKDKFESKDAMDYFLENVCTHDWNIQQDAGRSLQEATEERVAKFPQYEKHIRDYYSEWEQMLKSDIYENTYLVGKLKEKSYPLYGLTNWSAETFGVAFRRYGVFQLFDGIVVSGEEKTIKPESKIYKILLERYQLKAEECLFIDDNLQNIEAAERLGFQTIHCPSGTNLKLALENLGLI; the protein is encoded by the coding sequence ATGGAAATTAAAAATATTATCTTTGATTTTGGTGGAGTGCTAATGGATTGGGATCCTGTGTATTATTACAAAGATAAGTTTGAAAGTAAAGATGCGATGGATTATTTCCTAGAGAATGTCTGCACGCATGATTGGAACATTCAGCAAGATGCAGGGCGTTCGTTGCAAGAAGCAACAGAAGAGCGTGTGGCAAAGTTTCCTCAATATGAGAAACACATCCGAGATTACTACAGCGAATGGGAACAAATGCTGAAAAGTGACATCTATGAAAACACCTATTTGGTTGGGAAATTGAAAGAAAAATCTTACCCGTTGTATGGTTTAACGAACTGGTCTGCAGAAACTTTTGGTGTCGCATTCAGGCGTTATGGTGTGTTTCAGCTTTTTGATGGTATTGTGGTTTCAGGAGAGGAGAAAACGATAAAACCTGAATCTAAAATTTACAAAATTCTCTTAGAACGCTATCAGCTAAAAGCAGAAGAATGTCTCTTCATTGATGATAATTTACAAAATATAGAAGCCGCCGAGAGACTTGGTTTCCAAACGATTCATTGCCCCTCAGGAACTAATTTAAAATTAGCTTTAGAGAATTTAGGTCTGATTTAA